TATCGATAGACGTCTGGTCTTTGCTGTACCCTACGGTCCCGTTGCTGGCGAGCTCAGGAGTTCCCCACCCCCACAACCCGCCCTGGTCGATCAGCGGCCTATAGGTTGCAATGAGATTGCGGCGATAGCTGGCATTCAACTGGTCGCGGTCGGTCGTCTTGGTCTCGTCGACGTCGGTGTATTTGTTCAGCGCCACACCAGCGATGGTGATTGCCACGACCAGGCCACTCACCGCAATGATGGCGGCCCGCCTGCGATTACGCGAGAAGCCAATCGACGCCACGATCAGACCGAATCCGCAGCCGATCCACGGCCCGCGCGACTGCGTCATGAACAGACCCATGCACATAACCAGCGTAAGGTAGAGTGGCTTCCTGCGCGAACGGAAGAACCTCAGAAACTTCGAGGAGTTCCAGCTTCCGGTGCCGAACAACCACAGTTGCAGCAGCAGTCCGGTGGAGAAGATCATGCCTGCGGTAATGGCGTGACCATACGGACCAGCGATGCGCCCGAAGCCCCAGCGCGTCATGATCCCCCATCCGGACGGTTCGTGAGTCAAGCGCTCGACAAACGTCTGGAAGGGGTTCTTCTCCATCCGGTACTCCCACAGACTGACAAGGGAGACGACGGCAAGACACAGCACCAGGGTCTTCGCGAATTGCTTTCGCATCCCGGTCTGCTCAATCAGCGTCCGGCCTATGACGTAAGGAAAGAGGGTCTTCGAGACAATGAGGCAAAAAGCGTAGATGGAGATCTTCAGGTCGTGCCGGTGAGCATCCGCGTAGAACGCGCTGAAGGTATTCAAGACAATGCACATGTCCAGCAGCGTGAGCTTCAGCGTCCCATACCAGGCGTAGAACCCGATCAGCGCCAGGAAGAGCGTGACGACCGATGTAACGTTGAGAAACAGCCCCCCCATCCGGAACTGCAGGTACATGGGGATGATCATCATGCACGGCACGTATACCTTCAGCATCACACGCGCGGCAGGAGATGCGTTGAGCATTCCAATCGCGATCAGGGCCGGAATAAGGATGAGTGCTTGAACCATAATGGAATCAAATTCAGCGGCAAAAATCGGTTCTCGGTTGCAGGACCACTTCTCCGAGATACGCCGCCGGAGACACTTAAGATTCAGTTATAACCCGGCGCTTCAACGCCTTGTACTGCCAATTGGTTGTAGTAGCCTTCAGGTCCACAACGGAAGCCCCGCCGATCTTCCCCAGGCCTGTCAAATGCGACTTTCGTGCGAGCCTGTGAGTATCGCTTCCTATGCTAGACTGTGCCCTGCTGACGATCTCATTTTACATGGCCGGATGCAGCGCTTAACCTCTTTGCCGACAAACTTGCCGACAAGCTCCAGACGATCCCTATGGCTTGCACGACTCGCCGTCCTTCTGGGAGCGGCCGAGTTTCTTGTACGCGCTCTCGGCCGTGTCGGTACCAACTGGCTTAGCGATCTCGCAGCCCCCTACACCAGCTCAACCCTCTGGCTCGCCGGTGCCAATCCCTACAACCCATTCAAGTTCCTCTCCACCTGGCAGGCAAGGGGCGGCCCGAATCTTGGCTTGAGCGACTGGGTCTCCGGCACTCACTCCGTCTATCCTCCGCCCACGCTTCTGCTGATGACTCCACTGGCGCTGCTGCGCTGGAGCTCCGCCGTATATGTCTTCGTGCTGATTGGACTGGCGTTCTACGCAGCTGCGATCTATGGATTGCTGCGCGTTGGCTGGCCTCAGCACAACCGCTTCGCCGATCTCGTGAAGGAGCCCATGGCCCTTCTCTTTGTCGCCTTCGCGCTCGGCTTCGCTCCTGTTCACACTGCATTCCATTCTCTGAACATCGTTCTCATCGCATCCTGCACGGCGATCCTCGCCATTCTCACCTCTGTTCGCGGCGGAGTCCTCGCCTCTCAATTCGATGCCGTTTCGGACGCCCCAGCGAAGCCCCAAAGTTTAAGTGTGTCGAAGAGCGCCATCCTTATAGGATGCTGCGTGACTGCCGCAATTCTGCTGAAGCCGACCACCGGCGTCTTTCTT
This Granulicella aggregans DNA region includes the following protein-coding sequences:
- a CDS encoding O-antigen ligase family protein → MVQALILIPALIAIGMLNASPAARVMLKVYVPCMMIIPMYLQFRMGGLFLNVTSVVTLFLALIGFYAWYGTLKLTLLDMCIVLNTFSAFYADAHRHDLKISIYAFCLIVSKTLFPYVIGRTLIEQTGMRKQFAKTLVLCLAVVSLVSLWEYRMEKNPFQTFVERLTHEPSGWGIMTRWGFGRIAGPYGHAITAGMIFSTGLLLQLWLFGTGSWNSSKFLRFFRSRRKPLYLTLVMCMGLFMTQSRGPWIGCGFGLIVASIGFSRNRRRAAIIAVSGLVVAITIAGVALNKYTDVDETKTTDRDQLNASYRRNLIATYRPLIDQGGLWGWGTPELASNGTVGYSKDQTSIDNEYIRVAMWQGYVGVFLFVSMELLAIWQLIKLCISLRNREDILFCYCLLGAIVASAFSLTTVYLGDPMMQILFLMFGWAMSIRPTRSVEEIQVPLATGKYAFQRVFA